The Algoriphagus sp. TR-M9 genome has a window encoding:
- a CDS encoding anthranilate synthase component II, whose amino-acid sequence MLLLIDNFDSFSHMLADLLRQTGEELLVVRNDTALEELKKVPFEGLVLSPGPGTPAAAGNLNAILAYYFDKVPILGVCLGHQAIGEFFGAKLVKNRVPTHGKVHLVRKTKPHCFISDNLPGRFHVTRYHSLQLRDLPDVLEVILETEEGEVMGMVHRKLPIVGIQYHPEAHLTAHGLELVKAWVARIYVEKETPL is encoded by the coding sequence ATGCTGCTACTGATTGATAATTTTGATTCCTTCAGTCATATGCTGGCTGATTTGCTGAGGCAAACAGGAGAGGAGCTCTTGGTGGTCCGCAATGACACTGCTTTGGAGGAGCTAAAAAAAGTCCCTTTCGAAGGATTGGTGCTCTCTCCAGGGCCAGGGACACCCGCAGCTGCTGGTAATTTAAATGCTATTCTTGCTTATTATTTTGATAAAGTCCCAATCTTAGGTGTCTGCCTTGGGCACCAGGCGATTGGGGAATTTTTCGGAGCCAAATTGGTGAAAAACCGAGTTCCTACCCACGGTAAAGTCCACCTTGTTCGCAAGACTAAGCCCCATTGTTTCATTTCTGATAATTTGCCTGGTCGTTTTCATGTCACACGTTACCATTCCTTACAGCTTCGGGACTTGCCCGATGTTTTGGAAGTAATACTGGAAACGGAAGAAGGTGAAGTCATGGGGATGGTGCATAGAAAATTACCGATTGTAGGAATTCAATATCATCCAGAGGCACACCTCACAGCACATGGACTAGAGCTGGTGAAAGCATGGGTTGCCCGCATTTACGTAGAGAAGGAAACTCCCCTCTAA
- the gldF gene encoding gliding motility-associated ABC transporter permease subunit GldF, whose translation MKSLFFKEINSFFGSLIGYLVIALFLVALGLIVWVFPESNVLDYGFADLEALFTYTPYVFTFLVPALSMRAIAEERKSGTWELLRTSPLNILQVVLAKYLALFCLVLVSVLPTLLYLYSIIQLGDPVGNIDQAGFFGSWIGLVMIGGVFASVGLFASSLTSQQVVAFVLGVFLCFVLYFGFSALADMQSGAFSYWVEELSLSYHYISLSRGVVNSGDVFFMLGMIWLFLGGSVLVLKNK comes from the coding sequence ATGAAAAGCCTTTTCTTTAAAGAGATCAATTCCTTTTTCGGTAGTTTAATTGGCTACTTGGTGATAGCGCTGTTTCTGGTTGCGCTGGGTTTGATTGTATGGGTTTTCCCGGAAAGCAATGTGCTGGATTATGGTTTTGCAGATTTGGAAGCCTTGTTTACTTATACGCCTTATGTTTTTACCTTTTTGGTTCCTGCACTTTCTATGAGGGCTATTGCCGAGGAGCGTAAGTCCGGGACTTGGGAACTATTGAGAACTTCTCCATTGAATATTTTGCAGGTTGTTTTAGCCAAATATCTGGCGTTGTTTTGCCTGGTTTTGGTGTCTGTTCTGCCCACCTTGTTGTATTTGTATAGCATTATCCAATTGGGAGATCCTGTGGGGAATATTGATCAGGCTGGATTTTTTGGCTCTTGGATTGGTTTGGTGATGATCGGAGGAGTTTTTGCGTCGGTGGGTTTGTTTGCGAGTTCCTTGACTTCCCAGCAGGTGGTAGCATTTGTGCTAGGGGTGTTTTTATGTTTTGTGCTATACTTTGGGTTTTCAGCTTTGGCAGATATGCAAAGCGGGGCATTTAGCTACTGGGTAGAGGAGCTGAGTTTGAGCTATCATTACATTAGTTTGAGTAGAGGAGTGGTGAACTCTGGAGATGTATTTTTCATGTTGGGTATGATTTGGCTGTTTTTAGGCGGGTCAGTATTGGTGTTGAAGAATAAATGA
- a CDS encoding quinone-dependent dihydroorotate dehydrogenase, protein MYKILLKPFFFRQNPEEAHHTTVGLTKFSFNLPIVGDLIRTFYKFEDPRLEREVFGLKFKNPVGLAAGFDKDAKLIDEMAMLGFGFIEIGTLTPKPQPGNPQPRLFRLPQDESLVNRMGFNNGGVQEAVQRLKNRKSDVLVGGNIGKNKVTPNENAVDDYLICLEALHDYVDYFVVNVSSPNTPNLRDLQEKEPLKQLLQAVKNANDQKANPKPILLKIAPDLTDGQLDDIIEIVQETKIDGVIATNTTIDRSKLTSSSSKIEAIGAGGVSGKVLTKRSTEVIRYLSEKSNKAFPIIGVGGIHSAADAIEKLEAGASLVQVYSGMIYEGPNLIKKIKQGILAYFSK, encoded by the coding sequence GTGTACAAAATCTTACTTAAACCATTCTTTTTTAGACAAAATCCAGAAGAAGCACACCATACCACAGTGGGTTTGACCAAGTTCTCTTTTAACCTGCCTATCGTGGGAGATCTGATCAGAACTTTTTACAAGTTTGAAGACCCTAGGTTAGAACGCGAGGTTTTTGGATTGAAGTTTAAAAATCCTGTGGGACTGGCAGCAGGATTTGATAAGGATGCCAAGCTAATAGACGAAATGGCGATGCTAGGCTTTGGTTTCATAGAAATCGGCACATTGACCCCCAAGCCTCAGCCGGGCAATCCTCAGCCTAGGCTTTTCAGGCTTCCGCAGGATGAATCCTTAGTCAACCGCATGGGGTTTAACAATGGAGGAGTCCAAGAGGCTGTTCAGCGCCTGAAAAACAGAAAATCAGATGTTTTGGTGGGTGGAAATATCGGCAAAAACAAAGTGACGCCGAACGAAAATGCAGTGGATGATTACCTGATCTGCCTGGAAGCACTACACGATTATGTGGATTATTTTGTAGTCAATGTCAGCTCACCCAACACACCCAATCTACGGGATCTTCAAGAAAAGGAACCACTCAAACAACTGTTGCAAGCAGTGAAAAATGCCAATGACCAAAAGGCCAATCCCAAACCCATTTTGCTCAAAATCGCCCCTGATCTCACCGATGGGCAACTGGATGACATCATTGAAATCGTACAGGAAACCAAAATCGATGGAGTCATAGCGACCAACACCACCATTGACCGTTCGAAACTGACCAGCAGCAGCTCCAAGATAGAGGCCATAGGAGCAGGAGGCGTCAGCGGTAAAGTCCTGACCAAAAGAAGTACTGAAGTAATCCGATACCTTTCCGAAAAGTCAAACAAGGCCTTTCCCATCATTGGCGTAGGAGGCATACATTCTGCGGCTGATGCTATAGAAAAGCTAGAAGCCGGAGCCAGTTTGGTACAGGTTTACTCGGGCATGATTTATGAGGGACCTAACCTGATCAAAAAGATTAAACAAGGAATATTGGCTTATTTTTCGAAGTAA
- the gldA gene encoding gliding motility-associated ABC transporter ATP-binding subunit GldA, with translation MSLEVSQLTKFYGNQKALDEVSFSAAPGRILGFLGPNGAGKSTTMKIITGFLAADSGEVSVLGQDALHAPKKVSNLIGYLPEHNPLYLDMYVREFLEFSGGLYGISGAGLRSKVEEMLLRTGLKPEQHKKIGQLSKGYRQRVGLARALIHDPQVVILDEPTTGLDPNQLVEIRSLIQEVAQDKTLILSTHIMQEVEAICHDVVIINRGKILASDSLVNLKSGAAEAQLILEAEEELQVEWFEDLGRVSFGSKGKTELRIACQDAAVGRKGVMQVVHQRGLNLISLNQQQKNLEQIFREITK, from the coding sequence ATGTCACTCGAAGTATCCCAACTCACCAAATTTTACGGAAATCAAAAAGCGCTTGATGAAGTGTCTTTTTCGGCAGCGCCTGGTAGAATATTGGGTTTTTTGGGGCCAAATGGGGCAGGGAAATCTACCACGATGAAGATCATAACCGGATTTCTTGCTGCGGATTCGGGTGAGGTGAGCGTTTTGGGCCAAGATGCACTGCATGCGCCCAAAAAAGTCAGTAACCTTATAGGTTACCTACCCGAGCACAACCCTCTGTATCTAGATATGTATGTACGCGAATTCCTGGAGTTTTCGGGGGGGCTATACGGGATTTCTGGTGCAGGTCTTCGGTCAAAAGTCGAGGAAATGCTGCTAAGGACGGGCCTGAAACCCGAGCAGCACAAGAAAATCGGCCAACTGTCAAAAGGTTACCGTCAGCGAGTAGGACTTGCCAGAGCACTGATCCATGACCCCCAGGTAGTGATCCTGGATGAGCCGACCACGGGACTGGACCCCAATCAGCTGGTGGAGATCAGGAGTTTGATTCAGGAGGTGGCTCAGGATAAGACGCTCATTCTTTCTACCCATATCATGCAGGAGGTAGAGGCGATTTGCCATGACGTGGTCATTATTAATAGAGGCAAGATTTTGGCTTCAGACTCCCTGGTAAACCTCAAGTCTGGAGCGGCAGAAGCGCAATTGATTTTAGAGGCTGAAGAGGAACTGCAAGTGGAGTGGTTTGAAGACCTGGGCAGGGTCAGTTTTGGCTCCAAAGGCAAAACGGAGTTGAGGATAGCCTGTCAAGATGCTGCTGTAGGCAGAAAAGGGGTCATGCAGGTGGTTCATCAGCGAGGGCTAAACTTGATCAGTTTAAATCAACAGCAAAAGAATCTTGAACAAATTTTCAGGGAGATCACGAAATGA
- a CDS encoding amidohydrolase: MKDHLRSFLLTPLLLASVTLYAQTELRTAIDSKATALESKVIEWRRDIHMYPELGNQEFRTAKKVADHLRSLGIEVTENVAVTGVVGMLKGGKPGPTVALRADMDALPVTERNELPFKSVNTATYNGQETGVMHACGHDSHVAILMGVAEVLAGMKENLAGNVKFIFQPAEEGVFDAEIAGAELMVKEGVMEDVDAVFGLHINSQTEVGQISYRSGPIMAAVDNLNITVKGTQAHGAYPWSSVDPIVTSSQIIMGLQTILSRSVNVTKNPAVVTIGAIHGGIRHNIIPEEVEMIGTVRTFGDEQQTLVHKRINEIVTNIAASAGATVELNLEKLYPSTVNDPDLTAEMLPSLEAAAGAENINYISPVTGAEDFSFFQREKPGVFIFLGGMKKGGDPATTPSHHTPDFYIDEGGFVLGMRALSYLVVDYNDKHQP; this comes from the coding sequence ATGAAGGATCATTTACGCTCTTTTTTACTCACCCCACTACTTCTGGCTTCCGTCACCTTGTACGCCCAAACGGAACTTCGAACAGCCATTGATTCCAAAGCTACTGCGCTAGAGTCAAAGGTGATCGAATGGCGCAGGGACATCCACATGTACCCCGAGCTGGGAAATCAGGAATTCAGAACAGCGAAAAAAGTCGCAGATCACCTCCGCTCGCTGGGCATAGAAGTCACCGAAAATGTAGCAGTCACAGGAGTCGTGGGTATGCTGAAAGGAGGAAAACCCGGACCTACCGTCGCGCTACGGGCAGATATGGATGCACTCCCGGTCACCGAACGAAATGAATTACCATTCAAATCAGTAAATACCGCTACTTATAACGGGCAGGAGACCGGTGTGATGCATGCTTGTGGGCACGATAGCCATGTCGCGATTTTGATGGGCGTGGCCGAGGTACTGGCAGGAATGAAGGAAAACCTAGCGGGCAATGTGAAATTTATTTTTCAGCCTGCAGAAGAGGGAGTCTTTGATGCAGAAATAGCAGGAGCAGAGCTTATGGTTAAAGAAGGAGTAATGGAAGATGTGGACGCAGTATTTGGCCTGCATATCAATTCCCAGACAGAGGTAGGACAAATAAGCTACCGGTCCGGCCCGATAATGGCAGCGGTAGACAACCTGAACATTACAGTAAAAGGCACCCAAGCCCACGGTGCATATCCCTGGTCTAGTGTGGACCCCATCGTGACCAGCTCTCAGATCATCATGGGGCTGCAAACTATTTTGTCCAGAAGTGTGAATGTCACCAAAAACCCGGCGGTAGTCACTATAGGGGCCATTCATGGCGGAATTCGACATAATATTATACCGGAAGAGGTAGAGATGATAGGCACCGTTCGGACATTTGGTGATGAACAGCAGACTCTAGTACACAAGCGGATCAATGAAATCGTGACCAATATAGCAGCCAGTGCAGGGGCTACAGTGGAGCTCAACTTAGAAAAACTATACCCATCCACAGTGAATGATCCTGACTTAACCGCCGAAATGTTACCAAGCTTAGAGGCGGCAGCCGGGGCAGAAAATATCAACTACATCAGCCCGGTCACCGGCGCTGAGGATTTCAGCTTCTTCCAAAGAGAAAAACCTGGTGTATTCATTTTCCTAGGAGGAATGAAAAAAGGTGGAGACCCAGCTACCACGCCCTCGCACCACACTCCGGACTTCTACATAGACGAAGGAGGATTTGTTTTAGGAATGAGAGCTTTGAGTTACCTAGTAGTGGATTACAACGACAAACACCAGCCTTAG
- a CDS encoding SDR family oxidoreductase, with amino-acid sequence MQLNNQTAVVTGVSKGIGLEVVKLLLAKGTTVAGWGRNSPDFQHENFHFFTCDLSVESSVENAFQETTTKLGTDIRILVNNAGFGIAGKFEEMSSEDWKAMFDTNVHGIFYVSKRLVPAMKAADEGHILNVASIAGLNGVANFAGYVGTKHAVRGISHSMYMELRDFGIKVSTIYPGSTQTNFFDDIAGASAHEHMMRPEDVAQTIVQTIETHPNYFVADVECRPLRPKGKKK; translated from the coding sequence ATGCAACTAAATAACCAAACCGCTGTAGTCACGGGCGTAAGTAAAGGAATAGGACTGGAAGTAGTCAAATTGCTACTGGCAAAGGGAACAACAGTAGCCGGGTGGGGTAGAAATTCTCCCGATTTTCAGCATGAAAACTTTCATTTTTTCACCTGTGATTTGTCCGTAGAAAGTTCTGTGGAAAATGCCTTTCAGGAGACCACAACAAAACTCGGTACTGATATTCGTATTCTGGTAAATAATGCCGGTTTTGGGATAGCGGGAAAATTTGAGGAGATGTCTTCTGAGGATTGGAAAGCTATGTTTGACACCAATGTTCATGGTATTTTTTATGTGAGCAAAAGATTGGTACCGGCCATGAAAGCGGCAGACGAAGGACATATCTTGAATGTGGCTTCCATCGCCGGTCTGAATGGCGTTGCTAATTTTGCAGGATATGTAGGGACCAAGCATGCAGTTCGTGGAATCTCCCATTCCATGTATATGGAATTGCGGGATTTTGGGATTAAAGTTTCCACCATTTACCCAGGCTCCACTCAGACGAATTTCTTTGATGATATAGCGGGGGCAAGTGCCCATGAGCACATGATGCGCCCGGAGGATGTCGCGCAAACGATCGTGCAGACTATTGAAACTCACCCCAATTACTTTGTGGCTGATGTGGAATGCCGACCACTGAGGCCAAAAGGGAAAAAGAAGTGA
- a CDS encoding LolA family protein, whose amino-acid sequence MKKITLLYTLLFALLISFQATAQKDPQAKTILDAMSQKFKDMNGFTASFDYTYQDGTGAGDVQSGEIAVKGEQYRLKLPDQEIFNDSKTVWTFIQSDNYKEVTINDASQMEGELTPSNIYRLYESGYNYSLLGEKQYQGKKVQVVQLIAENNNAPFEQVKLMIDSSNSNLLGWEMFDGQGGVFSYSFKNLKLNSNLPASHFAFDATKHPGIEIIDLR is encoded by the coding sequence ATGAAAAAAATCACCCTACTTTACACCCTACTCTTTGCCTTATTGATCTCCTTTCAAGCTACAGCGCAGAAAGACCCACAGGCAAAAACAATTCTGGATGCCATGAGCCAAAAGTTCAAGGATATGAACGGTTTCACCGCAAGTTTTGACTACACCTATCAAGACGGGACTGGAGCCGGAGATGTACAGTCTGGAGAAATCGCCGTAAAAGGCGAACAATACCGATTGAAGCTTCCAGATCAGGAAATTTTTAATGACAGCAAAACCGTCTGGACTTTTATCCAGTCAGATAATTACAAGGAGGTAACCATTAATGATGCCTCACAGATGGAAGGGGAACTCACACCCTCAAACATCTATAGACTCTACGAATCTGGATACAACTACAGCCTCCTCGGCGAAAAGCAATATCAGGGCAAAAAAGTACAGGTGGTGCAACTAATCGCCGAAAACAACAATGCCCCTTTTGAACAAGTCAAACTGATGATTGACTCAAGCAATTCTAATCTTCTGGGCTGGGAAATGTTTGATGGGCAAGGTGGAGTCTTCTCCTATTCGTTCAAAAACTTAAAGCTAAACTCAAACTTACCTGCTTCACATTTCGCATTTGATGCCACCAAACATCCTGGAATCGAAATCATTGATTTAAGGTAA
- a CDS encoding FtsK/SpoIIIE family DNA translocase: MATNSPRTNTFRKKGETAKKKKAGSNGPRFSFGKINTAKIGLALGILLMSTALFLLIAFISYLINGPADQSLVMNNTSQELRDTARESSNWLGYLGAQASYLMIYRWFGIAAFLFPPLLFILGFKWAFKIPLISLTRYTTFALFFTFWLGLLTGYIVILIKGYSYWSFLSGGFGYELAKLSADFLSWGTFILLGGSMLIFVIFFFDIDKIDWFTSKSSSTDLPEDDPELGNEGSPKNPFVEDTEEEDIEDDGSSWTVKDTQNTEHEEKPSTEIDLSPASPPKPKPAKDEIAFDVPQLNILDPKVEHKEEPKDDKNFSVVKPAGEEKTAEEVENLDAYDPTLDLPHYKYPTLDLLNEYDVQKVTVSRQELEENKNKIVETLENFKIGIQEIKATIGPTVTLYEIVPEPGVKISKIKNLEDDIALSLAALGIRIIAPIPGKGTIGIEVPNKNRELVPARAVLGTEKFMRSDKDLPIALGKTISNEVFVADLAKMPHLLMAGATGQGKSVGLNMILASLIYKKHPAQLKFVLVDPKKVELTLFNKIERHYLAKLPGAEEAIITDTKKVIYTLNSLCIEMDNRYNLLKDAGARNLKEYNAKFIARKLNPDKGHHFMPYIVLVIDELADLMMTAGKEIEGPIARLAQLARAIGIHLVVATQRPSVNVITGIIKANFPARLSFRVTSKIDSRTILDAGGADQLIGMGDMLLSHGSEMTRIQCAFLDTPEVDAICDYIGEQRGYSDAYLLPEFEGEDGDGSVGEVDLSDRDALFDDAARLIVMHQQGSTSLIQRKLKLGYNRAGRIIDQLEAAGIVGAFEGSKAREVLIQDEASLEQLLNSL, encoded by the coding sequence ATGGCCACCAATTCACCTAGGACCAATACTTTTAGAAAAAAAGGAGAAACCGCCAAGAAAAAGAAGGCTGGCAGTAATGGGCCTCGCTTTTCTTTTGGCAAAATAAACACAGCCAAAATCGGCCTAGCCTTAGGAATTTTGCTGATGTCCACTGCGCTTTTTCTATTGATAGCATTTATCAGCTACCTGATCAATGGGCCGGCGGACCAAAGTCTGGTGATGAACAATACTAGCCAGGAATTGCGCGACACGGCACGGGAGTCCAGCAATTGGCTAGGCTACCTGGGCGCACAAGCTTCCTACCTGATGATTTATCGCTGGTTTGGAATCGCAGCCTTTCTCTTCCCTCCGCTTCTATTCATTCTGGGATTCAAATGGGCATTTAAAATTCCGCTCATTTCCTTGACACGCTACACCACCTTTGCCTTGTTCTTTACCTTTTGGCTGGGACTGCTCACTGGCTACATTGTCATCCTGATCAAAGGCTATTCCTATTGGAGTTTCCTTTCGGGAGGTTTTGGTTATGAGTTGGCCAAACTTTCAGCAGACTTTCTGAGCTGGGGCACCTTTATCTTGCTGGGAGGCTCCATGCTTATTTTTGTGATTTTCTTTTTTGATATAGACAAAATCGACTGGTTCACCAGTAAAAGCTCCAGCACTGACCTACCGGAAGACGATCCTGAGCTTGGCAATGAAGGAAGTCCAAAAAATCCTTTTGTGGAAGATACTGAAGAAGAGGATATAGAAGATGACGGGAGCTCATGGACAGTGAAAGACACTCAAAATACAGAACATGAGGAAAAGCCTTCCACAGAAATAGACCTGAGCCCAGCATCTCCTCCCAAGCCAAAACCGGCAAAAGATGAGATAGCTTTTGACGTACCTCAGCTGAATATTTTAGACCCGAAAGTAGAGCATAAAGAGGAACCCAAAGACGACAAGAACTTCTCCGTGGTAAAACCTGCCGGAGAGGAGAAAACTGCCGAGGAGGTAGAAAACCTGGATGCTTATGACCCTACGCTGGACCTTCCCCACTATAAATACCCCACGCTAGATCTGCTCAATGAATATGATGTGCAGAAAGTAACTGTGAGTAGGCAGGAACTGGAAGAGAATAAAAACAAGATTGTAGAGACGCTTGAAAACTTCAAAATAGGAATTCAGGAAATCAAGGCTACTATAGGACCTACGGTCACGCTCTATGAAATAGTACCAGAGCCGGGTGTGAAAATCTCTAAAATCAAAAACCTGGAAGATGACATTGCCTTGAGTTTGGCCGCTTTAGGCATCAGGATCATTGCGCCAATTCCAGGCAAAGGCACCATAGGGATAGAAGTCCCAAATAAAAACCGCGAGCTGGTACCGGCCAGAGCTGTTTTGGGCACTGAAAAATTTATGCGCTCGGATAAGGACCTTCCTATTGCCCTGGGCAAAACCATTTCTAACGAAGTCTTCGTGGCGGATTTGGCTAAAATGCCTCACTTGCTTATGGCAGGAGCCACCGGTCAAGGTAAATCCGTGGGGCTGAATATGATTTTGGCATCCTTGATTTACAAGAAACATCCAGCCCAGCTGAAGTTCGTTCTGGTGGATCCCAAAAAGGTAGAATTAACCCTTTTCAACAAAATAGAAAGGCATTACCTGGCCAAGCTTCCGGGGGCCGAGGAGGCGATCATCACGGATACCAAAAAGGTGATCTACACCTTAAATTCCCTCTGTATAGAAATGGACAATCGGTACAACTTGCTGAAAGATGCCGGGGCCAGAAACCTGAAGGAGTACAATGCAAAATTCATCGCCAGGAAGCTAAATCCGGACAAGGGACACCATTTCATGCCTTATATCGTATTGGTGATAGATGAGCTGGCGGATTTGATGATGACCGCAGGTAAAGAAATAGAGGGACCTATTGCCAGGCTGGCACAGCTGGCACGGGCGATAGGGATACACCTGGTAGTAGCTACACAGAGACCTTCTGTAAATGTGATCACAGGTATCATCAAAGCCAACTTTCCCGCTAGACTTTCCTTCCGTGTCACTTCGAAAATCGATAGCCGTACCATTCTGGATGCAGGCGGAGCAGATCAGTTGATCGGAATGGGAGATATGCTGCTTTCTCATGGATCCGAAATGACGAGAATTCAATGTGCATTTTTAGACACCCCCGAGGTAGATGCAATCTGTGATTATATAGGCGAACAGCGAGGATATTCGGATGCTTACCTGCTACCGGAATTTGAAGGAGAGGACGGTGATGGCTCCGTAGGTGAAGTAGATCTTTCCGATCGGGATGCCCTTTTTGACGATGCTGCCAGGCTGATTGTGATGCATCAGCAGGGAAGTACCTCACTTATCCAGCGTAAATTGAAATTAGGCTACAACCGAGCCGGAAGAATCATAGATCAACTCGAAGCAGCAGGAATCGTGGGGGCTTTCGAAGGATCCAAAGCCAGAGAAGTACTTATTCAGGATGAAGCTAGTTTGGAACAGTTATTGAACAGTCTGTAA
- a CDS encoding peroxiredoxin family protein, with translation MRKAQLIIIFTILLGGTAYFGHSMQKDNTVPQLVSDAPGTLPDFTLSDIAGKSSSIHELAGNKPTLFIYFNSTCHLCQEELGSLSKRIDEFEDYSIILTTVQPLDEMIDFANSLRIKEKENVHFLLDSNMEVATYLQVRSVPSIYCYDSEKQLVADYVGITKLDLLLEKLESGS, from the coding sequence ATGAGAAAAGCACAATTGATTATCATCTTCACCATTTTGCTAGGAGGTACTGCCTATTTTGGCCATTCTATGCAAAAGGACAATACGGTACCGCAGCTTGTAAGTGATGCTCCGGGCACTCTTCCGGATTTTACCTTGAGTGATATCGCGGGAAAGTCCAGTTCAATTCATGAATTGGCAGGGAATAAACCTACCCTGTTTATTTATTTCAATTCTACTTGTCACCTTTGTCAAGAAGAGCTTGGTTCGCTTTCTAAAAGGATAGATGAGTTTGAGGATTATTCGATTATTTTGACCACGGTACAGCCCCTGGATGAGATGATTGATTTTGCGAATAGTTTACGCATCAAGGAAAAAGAAAACGTTCATTTCCTTTTGGACTCAAATATGGAAGTTGCCACCTACCTTCAGGTGAGAAGCGTCCCTTCTATCTATTGCTATGATTCAGAAAAGCAATTGGTGGCAGATTATGTAGGGATTACCAAGCTGGATTTATTGCTGGAAAAGTTAGAGTCGGGAAGCTAA